The Triticum aestivum cultivar Chinese Spring unplaced genomic scaffold, IWGSC CS RefSeq v2.1 scaffold138399, whole genome shotgun sequence genome segment CGACGAGATAGCCGCCGCTGGAGATCTACTACGTGACTTATGGAGCTGCGTCAATGCTCACGAGATTGATGGAGCTGCGTCAATGATTGGATTCGGCAGGTCTTACGTGGACGTGGGGTCGTGTGATGTTTTTTTCGGACCAGGATACTGTACGTATACGGTCTGGGTTATACAGGGCTGGGATCTGGGCTACGGCGGGCCAGGAAAAAAACAAACACGCTGGGACAAAAATACCCCTCCGAAATTAGGTtaggggggagcaccggagcagggcTCCATGGAGAAGAGAAGGCTAGACATGATCGTCGATCCTGTCCTGAGATCTTTAAACATTGTTGTTAAAGTATGTACCTAACATGCGGGTCATATATAATAGTAGGCAAAATGCTAAAATGGAGTACACAGGTTTTTAGATGGGATATTTCGATACAACATCCGCTAAATCGGTAAATACGTGTCACAAATGCACAATTAACGTGTAAAAAGGTGTAATTCACTCGAAAATTTATTACTCTCAGGGCATGCTATTACACGCATGGTCTACTGATTGATCAAATTAAAGGGAGGTATAGAAAAAAATATAATTTTGCATTATCACAACGAAACGGAAGCAATTCCTTAGATATCACACATAGTGCTGCCTGTGGTCAAGCCGTGGGGTAGAAGGGCGAGGTGGCAAGGCATGCTATTACACGCATGGTCTACTGATTGATCAAATTAAAGGGAGGTATAGTAAAAAAATAATTTTGCATTATCACAACGAAACGGAAGCAATTCCTTAGATATCACACATAGTGCTGCCTGTGGTCAAGCCGTGGGGTAGAAGGGCGAGGTGGCAAGGCCACATGTGCCCGTGGACGAGGGCACGTCCTTTGCGAGGTAGACATATCCTTGTTCACCCCAGTCGTTGCTCCACGAGTTCTTGGCAATCCAGTACTTGTCTCCCTCGGCGGGACCCTCGCAGTAGCCGACGATGGTGACGGCGTGGTTCACATTGGCGGAGCAGGGGCCACGGTAGATGCCGCCGGAGTAGAACTGGAACTCAAAACCGCTGGCGTCAATGTACGCCGTCACGGGCTGCATGGCTACAGCGATCGCCAGCTGAGCTTCGTTGTTGGGTGGCACGGCCTTGAAGCCCTTGACGGACGCTTGGTGGTCGAACAGCAGCTTGTCCACGTCGCACTTTCCCTGGAATCCGGCGTAGGGGTACTTCTCCTCCGACGTGATGCCACCACGGGCGGCCACGAGGGCCATAGCCGAGTCTGAgtggccgccgccgcagccgctgcTCCCGGTGTCGCAGTCCACGAGTTCCTGCTCGGACAGCGACACCAGC includes the following:
- the LOC123177798 gene encoding ervatamin-B; translation: MNKIRTGELVSLSEQELVDCDTGSSGCGGGHSDSAMALVAARGGITSEEKYPYAGFQGKCDVDKLLFDHQASVKGFKAVPPNNEAQLAIAVAMQPVTAYIDASGFEFQFYSGGIYRGPCSANVNHAVTIVGYCEGPAEGDKYWIAKNSWSNDWGEQGYVYLAKDVPSSTGTCGLATSPFYPTA